The Zestosphaera sp. genome includes a window with the following:
- the rgy gene encoding reverse gyrase has protein sequence MRLRMSIDRELIEADLVVYGASCPNCGGFISDTRLRRGLPCRDCLPTVSEGDGDVDSVASVLRKMGRLRGLRPLYEARSEELRLSRFFRRCVGSEPWSVQNLWIRRVSKGESFAMIAPTGVGKTTFGLVTALYYAYRGRKSYIIVPTTTLVVQAERRITELLERLGGGASVLAIHSKLGRRERMERESRLRDPEGFDILITTSKYFMRNFNEVRRHNFTFVFVDDVDAVLKGSRAVNYILNLMGFTEEDIEKGLRILRLVREVGLRGGSGGALSELMRLRREVRRRRGDGKVLIIASATGNPRGDRVRLFRELMGFEIGARPELIRNVEDAYVKVGNLEEASERVVELSKKLGGGGLVFVPADLGAGFAERVAATLRANGINAEAMHSRKIDVLDHFISGEVDVLVGVATYYGVLVRGVDLPVRIRYALFIDVPRHRINLRFEGLEPADLLRLLPLLRGVVPDADSKRFIERAFLRLRRIVRRSGVLFLEDARKLIEGSKAPQTPGEALFLEAYTRVQELLRKPEVLEGLRNHPEAVVVDGGDSLHLLIPDASTYVQASGRTSRLYLGGISKGLSIVVATDMRMLNALGRRLRFLIEGFRFRSLDEVDLGRVLNEVDRTRNEILAIQKGEVPEGLKSRVEFKTALMIVESPNKAKTIARMFGRPSSREYGRLRVYEVGLGNYTLLITASGGHIYELVTDWSFCDEGVIECVYGVLRRRDSSGKPGFIPVFAPLSRCRSCGHQFVAVEARTKCPVCGSEDVLNASEIVQALRDVAYEVDEVLIGTDPDTEGEKIAYDLYHTLRPYNSNLKRIEFHEVTRNAVLNALVSPRDLDVRLVKAQLLRRVEDRWVGFSLSGMLQNEFWRDYFCKHVRSMACGGGGPPTSYRTYLTLCERFSESYRNLSAGRVQTPVLGWIINGFKDHKASKALYLVIDLEGFRVRVKIPRDLSDLISKDYVGGVVMHVKNWESRVERVNPPPPYTTDAALSEISNVLGLPATRVMEVMQGLFESGLITYHRTDSTRVSDVGMSVAKEYLSEKFGDLWINYYEGRAWGAGGAHECIRPTRPVDVEMLRELISEGLIEPPKMLRNEHFRVYEMIFKRFIASQMTPAVVSRRSVEVIVELVFKDLQRVALPTVTEDLVEGVVFDGFNRVLNVIKVRNVPPSGHYSLDTPNLKYEFKSRYEIPLHTQASIISLMKERGIGRPSTYAKILETLIKRRYAVSRGRGSLIPLRLGIEVFNYLTERYNRLVSEERTRVLEGKMRSIETNDAPYADLLLELYEELRSHNLLGVTGYEL, from the coding sequence TTGAGGTTGAGGATGTCAATTGATAGGGAGTTAATAGAAGCTGACTTGGTCGTGTATGGGGCTTCATGCCCGAACTGCGGGGGCTTCATAAGTGACACTAGGTTGCGTAGAGGACTGCCATGTCGTGATTGTCTTCCAACGGTCTCTGAGGGAGACGGTGACGTAGACTCTGTAGCCAGCGTGTTGCGGAAGATGGGTAGGTTGAGGGGGTTGAGGCCCCTGTATGAGGCACGTAGTGAGGAGCTGAGATTAAGTAGGTTCTTCAGAAGATGCGTCGGCAGTGAGCCTTGGAGCGTACAGAATCTGTGGATCAGGAGGGTTAGTAAGGGAGAGTCTTTCGCCATGATAGCTCCGACAGGGGTTGGTAAGACCACCTTCGGTCTTGTTACAGCGCTCTACTACGCCTACAGGGGTAGGAAGTCCTACATCATAGTACCTACAACAACGCTGGTCGTGCAGGCTGAGAGAAGGATAACGGAGTTGCTTGAACGTTTAGGCGGTGGAGCCAGTGTTTTGGCGATACACTCAAAGCTTGGGAGAAGGGAGAGAATGGAGAGGGAGAGCAGACTCAGGGATCCTGAAGGCTTTGACATACTGATAACGACCTCCAAGTATTTCATGAGGAACTTCAACGAGGTGAGAAGGCATAACTTCACGTTTGTGTTCGTTGACGACGTGGACGCGGTCCTCAAGGGGTCCAGGGCTGTGAACTACATACTGAATCTCATGGGGTTTACTGAGGAAGATATTGAGAAGGGGTTGAGGATCCTTAGGCTCGTGAGGGAGGTCGGGCTGAGAGGGGGGTCCGGTGGAGCGTTGAGCGAGTTGATGAGGTTGAGACGTGAGGTGAGAAGGCGTAGGGGTGATGGCAAGGTTCTGATAATAGCGTCCGCTACTGGGAACCCCAGAGGAGACAGGGTTAGATTATTTAGAGAGTTAATGGGTTTCGAGATAGGGGCTAGGCCTGAACTCATAAGAAACGTGGAGGACGCCTACGTTAAGGTCGGTAATTTAGAGGAGGCGTCAGAGAGGGTTGTAGAGCTATCTAAAAAGCTGGGGGGCGGCGGTTTAGTCTTCGTTCCTGCTGATCTCGGTGCGGGGTTCGCTGAGAGGGTTGCCGCTACGTTGAGGGCAAATGGCATTAACGCTGAAGCCATGCATAGCAGGAAAATAGATGTCCTAGATCACTTCATCTCAGGGGAGGTTGACGTTCTTGTGGGCGTTGCCACCTACTACGGCGTGCTAGTCCGGGGCGTGGATCTCCCGGTCCGGATAAGGTATGCGTTATTCATCGACGTGCCGAGGCACAGGATTAACCTGAGGTTTGAGGGGCTGGAGCCTGCTGACCTACTGAGGCTATTGCCGTTGCTGAGGGGGGTTGTTCCAGACGCTGATAGTAAGCGCTTCATAGAGAGGGCCTTCCTCAGGTTAAGACGAATCGTGAGAAGGTCTGGCGTTCTCTTCCTTGAGGACGCTAGGAAGCTGATTGAGGGTAGTAAAGCGCCCCAAACTCCCGGTGAGGCCTTGTTTTTAGAGGCTTACACGAGAGTTCAGGAGTTACTCAGGAAGCCTGAGGTTCTGGAGGGTTTGAGGAACCATCCTGAAGCAGTGGTGGTTGATGGGGGCGACTCCCTCCACCTATTGATACCTGACGCTTCAACGTACGTGCAAGCCAGTGGAAGAACCTCAAGACTCTACCTGGGCGGTATAAGCAAGGGGCTTTCTATAGTTGTGGCGACTGACATGAGGATGCTTAACGCTCTCGGCAGGAGGCTGAGATTCCTCATAGAGGGTTTCAGATTTAGGAGCTTAGATGAGGTGGATCTAGGTAGAGTGCTTAATGAGGTAGATCGTACTAGGAATGAGATTCTCGCTATCCAGAAGGGGGAAGTCCCTGAGGGACTTAAGAGTAGAGTGGAATTTAAGACCGCCCTAATGATAGTTGAGTCCCCCAATAAAGCTAAGACTATAGCCCGCATGTTTGGAAGGCCAAGTAGCAGAGAATACGGTAGGCTGAGGGTGTATGAGGTGGGTCTGGGTAATTACACGTTGCTGATAACGGCTAGCGGCGGACATATCTACGAACTAGTTACTGACTGGAGCTTCTGTGATGAGGGAGTGATTGAATGCGTTTATGGAGTGCTACGTCGTAGGGACAGCTCAGGCAAACCCGGCTTCATCCCCGTGTTCGCCCCCTTAAGTAGATGCAGAAGTTGTGGTCACCAATTCGTCGCGGTGGAAGCACGGACTAAGTGCCCTGTCTGCGGGTCGGAGGACGTGCTCAACGCTTCAGAGATCGTTCAGGCCCTGAGGGACGTCGCTTACGAGGTCGATGAGGTTCTCATCGGGACCGACCCGGACACGGAGGGCGAGAAGATAGCGTACGATCTCTATCACACCCTCAGGCCGTATAACAGTAACTTAAAACGCATTGAGTTTCATGAGGTGACCCGCAACGCCGTTCTGAATGCCTTAGTAAGCCCTCGCGACCTGGACGTGAGGCTTGTTAAGGCTCAGCTCCTGAGGAGAGTTGAGGATAGGTGGGTAGGTTTTTCACTCTCAGGCATGTTACAGAATGAGTTCTGGAGGGATTACTTCTGTAAACATGTTAGATCTATGGCGTGTGGGGGAGGAGGTCCCCCTACCTCCTACAGGACCTACTTGACGCTATGTGAGAGGTTTAGTGAGTCCTACAGAAACCTTAGTGCAGGCAGGGTTCAGACTCCAGTGCTTGGGTGGATAATCAACGGTTTCAAGGATCATAAGGCTTCTAAAGCACTCTACCTAGTGATCGACTTAGAAGGCTTCAGAGTCAGGGTGAAGATACCGAGGGATCTGAGTGATTTAATTAGTAAGGATTACGTAGGCGGTGTTGTTATGCACGTTAAAAACTGGGAGTCTCGAGTGGAACGCGTAAATCCCCCACCACCATACACCACCGACGCAGCACTTTCAGAGATCTCAAACGTTCTGGGCTTGCCTGCAACCCGAGTCATGGAGGTTATGCAAGGTCTCTTCGAATCCGGGCTTATAACCTACCACAGGACGGACAGCACTAGAGTCTCTGATGTGGGGATGAGCGTGGCTAAGGAGTATCTCAGCGAGAAGTTCGGTGACTTATGGATTAACTATTACGAGGGAAGGGCATGGGGGGCTGGTGGCGCTCACGAATGTATAAGGCCTACAAGACCTGTTGATGTTGAGATGTTAAGGGAGCTCATAAGTGAGGGACTCATAGAGCCTCCCAAGATGTTAAGGAATGAGCACTTCAGGGTTTACGAGATGATCTTCAAGAGATTCATAGCCTCTCAAATGACTCCCGCAGTGGTGAGTAGGAGGAGTGTTGAAGTGATTGTTGAACTGGTTTTCAAGGATCTTCAGCGCGTGGCACTCCCAACAGTCACTGAGGATTTGGTGGAAGGAGTGGTTTTTGACGGGTTTAATAGGGTTCTAAACGTAATTAAGGTGCGTAACGTCCCTCCCTCGGGGCACTACTCTTTAGACACTCCCAACCTCAAGTACGAGTTCAAGTCCAGGTATGAGATTCCATTACATACTCAAGCATCGATAATTAGCCTCATGAAGGAGAGGGGGATCGGAAGACCTTCTACGTACGCCAAGATACTTGAGACTCTTATTAAGCGCAGGTACGCAGTTTCTAGAGGTAGGGGCAGTTTGATTCCGTTACGTTTAGGTATTGAGGTTTTCAACTACTTAACAGAGAGGTATAATAGACTCGTTAGTGAGGAGAGGACCAGAGTCCTAGAGGGGAAGATGAGAAGTATAGAGACTAACGACGCTCCCTATGCCGACCTTTTGCTGGAGCTATATGAGGAGTTGCGCTCTCATAATTTACTGGGTGTAACGGGGTATGAGTTATAA
- the porB gene encoding pyruvate synthase subunit PorB, with translation MSKTLTLRDLPREEMFAPGHRMCQGCGAALLMRHITKALPKNTVIVQATGCVEVTTTLYPETSWMHPWLHIAFENAAAGASGVEAAVRALRRKGSLPPEKDIKVVAIGGDGGTFDIGIQALSGMLERGHDVLYIVYDNEAYMNTGIQRSGATPFGAWTTTTPVGKAWHGEWRNKKDIIAIALAHRVPYVATVNPAYIPDLYMKVNKAMQTLGPKLIHAYSPCVPGWRYEPSLTVTIAKLAVQTGIWINYEIEKGVLNVTTPVPKRKPVTEYLKLQGRFRHLTSEETKKIQELVDERVAYINKLAGKEVIGPVES, from the coding sequence ATGAGCAAGACACTAACCCTTAGGGACCTACCTCGTGAGGAGATGTTCGCCCCGGGGCATAGGATGTGTCAAGGATGCGGAGCCGCCCTGCTGATGCGCCACATAACCAAGGCCTTACCTAAGAACACCGTCATAGTTCAGGCCACAGGATGTGTGGAGGTCACCACTACACTCTATCCAGAGACCTCCTGGATGCATCCGTGGCTTCACATAGCATTCGAGAACGCGGCGGCAGGTGCTTCAGGGGTCGAGGCAGCTGTGAGAGCTCTAAGGAGGAAGGGCTCACTACCGCCCGAGAAGGACATTAAGGTGGTGGCCATCGGCGGTGACGGAGGCACGTTCGACATAGGCATACAGGCTCTTTCAGGCATGCTTGAACGAGGTCATGACGTGCTCTACATAGTGTACGATAATGAGGCATATATGAACACAGGTATTCAAAGGAGCGGTGCAACGCCCTTCGGGGCTTGGACGACTACCACGCCTGTTGGAAAGGCATGGCACGGTGAGTGGAGGAATAAGAAGGATATAATAGCTATAGCACTGGCTCATCGAGTGCCCTACGTCGCCACGGTGAACCCTGCATACATTCCAGATCTCTACATGAAGGTCAATAAGGCGATGCAGACTCTCGGACCTAAGTTAATACATGCTTACTCACCATGCGTTCCCGGTTGGAGATATGAACCGTCGCTGACTGTGACGATAGCCAAGCTAGCTGTTCAGACAGGTATATGGATCAACTACGAGATCGAGAAGGGGGTGCTCAACGTAACGACGCCAGTGCCTAAGAGGAAACCAGTTACGGAGTATCTGAAGCTACAGGGGAGGTTCAGACACCTAACGAGTGAAGAGACGAAGAAGATTCAGGAACTCGTAGACGAGCGCGTGGCCTACATCAACAAACTAGCGGGCAAGGAAGTAATAGGCCCTGTGGAAAGCTGA
- a CDS encoding ferredoxin oxidoreductase has product MGKTLPLSGNTAVAYAVKSADVDVVSAYPITPQTTIVEKIAEFVANGELDAEMIHVESEHSALSAAVGASAMGARVYTASSSQGIALMYEIMFIASSLRLPIVMTIAARALSAPINIWNDHSDFMAVSDTGWIMTMAENNQEAHDDVIIAFKVAEDPEVLLPVITALDGYFMTHTIEPINVVEREEALDYAPKRKSWYVLNPDKPITMGALGDPQWYFEFKRQQYEALKKSREVFDRSLEEFSRKFGRRYSAAELYGEENPEVVFVAMGHVVGNVKAYLNRMREKGMRVGVLKLKLYRPFPEDLVLKYLEGVEVVGVIDRALVPGSPSTGPLYGDIVSTLAKHGRDVRVVDFVTGLGGRPVTHEHIEVILTKLAELKNKPVRDLPKEPLFIGVRE; this is encoded by the coding sequence TTGGGTAAGACGCTCCCGCTTTCAGGCAACACAGCGGTGGCTTACGCCGTCAAGTCAGCGGATGTCGACGTCGTTTCAGCGTACCCTATAACACCGCAGACAACAATAGTTGAGAAGATAGCTGAATTCGTGGCGAACGGCGAGCTCGACGCGGAGATGATACACGTGGAGTCAGAGCACTCCGCACTCTCAGCGGCCGTCGGGGCTTCTGCGATGGGCGCTAGGGTCTACACGGCATCGTCGTCGCAGGGCATAGCCCTAATGTACGAGATCATGTTCATAGCGTCGTCTCTAAGGTTGCCGATAGTGATGACTATAGCCGCCAGGGCGCTCTCAGCTCCCATAAACATATGGAACGACCACAGCGACTTCATGGCTGTATCTGACACAGGATGGATCATGACCATGGCTGAGAATAACCAGGAAGCTCATGATGACGTCATCATAGCCTTCAAGGTAGCGGAGGACCCTGAAGTACTATTGCCGGTCATCACAGCCCTCGATGGTTACTTCATGACGCACACGATCGAGCCGATAAATGTTGTTGAGAGGGAGGAGGCTTTAGACTACGCCCCCAAGAGGAAGAGCTGGTATGTCCTAAACCCTGACAAGCCTATCACCATGGGCGCGTTAGGAGATCCTCAATGGTATTTCGAGTTTAAGAGACAGCAGTATGAAGCTCTTAAGAAGTCTAGGGAGGTGTTCGATAGGAGTTTGGAGGAGTTCTCAAGGAAGTTCGGCCGGCGTTACAGCGCAGCTGAGCTGTACGGTGAGGAGAACCCTGAGGTAGTGTTTGTGGCGATGGGTCACGTAGTGGGCAACGTGAAAGCGTACTTGAACAGGATGAGGGAGAAGGGAATGCGTGTCGGCGTCCTTAAGCTGAAGCTCTACAGACCGTTCCCGGAGGACCTGGTCCTCAAGTACTTGGAGGGGGTTGAGGTAGTTGGCGTGATTGACAGAGCTTTAGTACCGGGCTCTCCCTCAACAGGACCGCTCTACGGCGATATAGTGTCAACGCTGGCCAAGCACGGCAGGGATGTAAGGGTAGTGGATTTCGTGACGGGCCTTGGAGGAAGGCCTGTGACCCACGAACACATAGAGGTCATATTGACTAAACTGGCCGAACTCAAGAACAAACCCGTCCGCGACCTGCCTAAAGAACCATTGTTTATAGGGGTGAGAGAATGA
- a CDS encoding 4Fe-4S binding protein, protein MGAVVLEPGSTRRYKTHDWRTLRPIINQDKCIRCRICWSYCPDSAILELDKTYVTSAKRKYDVTYEVDYDYCKGCGICAQECPVKAIEMVPEVR, encoded by the coding sequence ATAGGTGCTGTGGTCCTGGAGCCGGGCTCCACAAGAAGGTACAAAACCCACGACTGGAGAACTTTAAGACCTATCATAAACCAGGACAAATGCATCAGGTGCAGGATATGCTGGAGCTACTGCCCTGACTCAGCGATACTGGAGCTCGACAAGACCTACGTAACCTCCGCTAAGAGGAAGTACGATGTAACGTATGAAGTAGATTACGATTATTGCAAGGGGTGCGGAATATGTGCACAGGAATGCCCCGTGAAGGCAATAGAGATGGTTCCGGAGGTGAGGTGA
- a CDS encoding 2-oxoacid:acceptor oxidoreductase family protein, with translation MFEIRWHGRGGMGAVTAADLTASAAIKAGLYALAFPEFGAERRGAPVTAYTRIDERTIYDRTPITNPDAIVVLDPFMVSSPKVLAGLKEGGYLIANTTREPGDLLEQLNLKHLKISVATVDATEIAMRVFKQPIVNTAMIGALIGATNIVPLDKVVEVVRERFSGRLAETNIQLINESFKLLKVVRP, from the coding sequence ATGTTCGAGATTCGATGGCACGGGCGCGGTGGTATGGGCGCTGTGACAGCAGCCGATCTAACTGCCTCAGCCGCCATCAAGGCCGGCCTCTACGCACTAGCGTTCCCAGAATTCGGCGCCGAGAGGAGGGGGGCCCCGGTCACCGCCTACACTAGAATAGATGAAAGGACCATCTACGACCGGACCCCTATAACCAACCCCGACGCCATAGTGGTGCTGGATCCGTTCATGGTGTCGTCGCCCAAAGTCCTCGCAGGACTGAAGGAAGGCGGCTATCTTATAGCCAACACTACCCGAGAGCCTGGGGATCTACTTGAGCAGCTAAACCTTAAACACCTGAAGATCTCTGTAGCCACTGTAGATGCTACGGAGATAGCGATGCGGGTCTTCAAACAACCCATAGTTAACACTGCGATGATAGGGGCCCTCATAGGCGCAACCAACATAGTGCCCCTAGATAAAGTGGTTGAGGTTGTGAGGGAAAGGTTCTCCGGCAGGCTGGCCGAGACCAATATACAATTAATTAACGAGTCATTCAAGTTACTTAAGGTGGTAAGACCTTGA
- a CDS encoding minichromosome maintenance protein MCM gives MSESNRVSSVDLREIADERKVDVGLIKSFLSNFRGSDGSFKYKDRIRRMIREGGRSLPIDYEDLAAYDVNLVEFVEESPDEAFDAFSSAMKEIIRGEYPEHAVRYERFHARLSGWVRATAIRSVASENLGKLIAVDGVIVKATPRKSKLYKALFIHVLPTGDEHEFWWPPGEKEELKEDVERPPYCPICVNELVEEERVRYRGTIKLEPERSKYRDWQLVVVQERPEEIPAGQIPRSIEVVLTDDLVDAARPGDRVTVVGVVRLARSSRFNRIIYTPYIEANNVIVAQRLLEELRLSAEDEAKILEIARDPMIRRKIIASIAPTIYGMWDVKEAIALALFGGNPKVTRDGTRLRGDIHVLMVGDPGTAKSQLLQYAARIAPRGIYTTGKGSSAAGLTAAVVKDKQTGEYFLEAGAMVLADGGIVGIDEIDKMRDEDRVAIHEAMEQGSVSIAKAGIVARLNARTTVIAAGNPKRGRYVSSESVAENIDLPITILSRFDLIFIVKDLPDLTKDTSLSSYVLKTHEKAGYVESELQPDLLRKYIAYARRYVRPELTEEAEKIIQEYYIELRKKSAEKEDAPLAITTRQLEALVRLAEAHAKMKLKNKVEAEDAVEAVRLMNSVLEHVGMDVETGAIDIDLIMTGKPKSMREKEVTVVKLIRDILKSGEECVKYKDLRKKISDYGIDEESLEKILRNLRRNGEIFEPKASCYAITD, from the coding sequence TTGAGCGAAAGCAATAGGGTATCCAGCGTAGACCTCCGTGAGATCGCTGATGAACGTAAGGTGGATGTTGGTTTAATTAAGTCATTCCTGAGCAACTTCAGAGGCAGTGACGGATCCTTTAAGTATAAGGATAGGATAAGGAGGATGATTAGAGAGGGTGGCAGATCCCTCCCGATCGATTATGAGGATCTTGCCGCATATGATGTCAACCTAGTTGAGTTCGTGGAGGAGAGTCCTGACGAGGCCTTTGACGCCTTCAGTAGCGCTATGAAGGAGATAATAAGGGGTGAGTACCCGGAGCATGCGGTCAGGTATGAGAGGTTCCATGCCAGGCTCAGCGGGTGGGTTAGGGCTACGGCGATACGCAGTGTTGCGAGTGAGAACCTCGGTAAGCTGATAGCGGTTGATGGGGTCATAGTCAAGGCGACCCCTCGCAAGAGTAAGCTCTATAAGGCGTTGTTCATTCACGTGCTACCCACAGGTGACGAGCACGAGTTCTGGTGGCCTCCCGGTGAGAAGGAGGAGCTTAAGGAGGACGTGGAGAGGCCTCCGTACTGCCCTATATGTGTGAACGAGCTAGTTGAGGAGGAGCGGGTTAGGTATAGGGGTACCATAAAGTTAGAGCCGGAGAGGTCTAAGTACAGGGACTGGCAGCTAGTGGTAGTCCAGGAGAGGCCTGAGGAGATACCTGCTGGTCAGATACCTAGATCCATTGAGGTTGTTCTCACCGACGACCTGGTCGATGCTGCCAGACCGGGTGATAGGGTGACGGTCGTAGGGGTCGTCAGGTTAGCTAGGTCAAGCAGGTTCAACAGAATCATCTACACTCCGTATATAGAAGCGAATAACGTGATCGTAGCTCAGAGGTTGCTGGAGGAGTTAAGGCTCAGCGCCGAAGATGAAGCTAAGATCTTGGAGATCGCTAGAGATCCAATGATAAGGCGGAAAATAATAGCGAGTATAGCCCCCACAATCTACGGTATGTGGGATGTGAAGGAGGCCATAGCTCTAGCGCTCTTCGGCGGCAATCCTAAGGTAACGCGTGACGGGACTAGGTTGAGAGGGGATATACACGTTCTGATGGTTGGTGACCCGGGAACCGCCAAGTCGCAACTACTTCAGTACGCGGCGAGGATAGCTCCCAGAGGGATATACACCACAGGTAAGGGTTCCAGTGCCGCCGGACTCACTGCAGCCGTAGTTAAGGATAAACAGACCGGCGAGTACTTTCTCGAGGCCGGCGCCATGGTCCTTGCGGACGGTGGGATCGTCGGGATCGACGAGATTGATAAGATGCGTGATGAGGATAGGGTGGCCATTCATGAAGCCATGGAGCAGGGCAGCGTGAGTATAGCTAAGGCAGGCATAGTTGCCAGACTCAATGCCAGGACCACAGTCATCGCTGCGGGGAATCCAAAGAGAGGTAGGTACGTGAGCAGCGAGAGCGTCGCAGAGAACATAGACCTCCCGATAACTATCCTGTCTAGGTTCGATTTAATATTCATAGTGAAGGACCTGCCGGATCTGACGAAAGACACCTCGCTCTCGAGCTATGTTCTGAAGACTCATGAGAAAGCGGGCTATGTGGAGTCGGAACTTCAGCCTGACCTGCTACGCAAGTACATAGCATATGCGAGAAGGTATGTTAGGCCTGAGCTAACTGAGGAGGCTGAGAAGATAATTCAGGAATACTATATAGAACTTAGAAAGAAGAGTGCTGAGAAGGAGGACGCCCCGCTAGCCATAACCACCAGGCAGCTTGAGGCTCTGGTTAGGTTGGCTGAGGCGCACGCCAAGATGAAGCTAAAGAACAAGGTCGAGGCTGAGGACGCTGTTGAGGCAGTGAGGCTAATGAACTCCGTTTTAGAGCATGTAGGGATGGACGTGGAGACGGGAGCTATAGATATAGACCTGATAATGACTGGAAAGCCCAAGAGCATGCGGGAGAAGGAGGTAACGGTTGTCAAGTTAATTAGGGATATACTCAAATCAGGTGAGGAGTGTGTTAAGTACAAGGATCTCCGCAAGAAGATCTCTGATTATGGAATAGATGAGGAAAGCCTCGAGAAGATACTCAGGAACTTAAGGCGGAATGGAGAGATATTCGAACCTAAAGCATCTTGCTACGCGATAACAGATTAA
- a CDS encoding DUF134 domain-containing protein, with translation MPRCMRGPWRCRGRPPVGVKSRLNLEEVFYLPIKTVKGLQPTEFVEVYDYEVEALKLIHLDELSTDEAAARMGVSKATFWRILETCRVKIAEALVEGKPFKLVSKSRENIEGRVSA, from the coding sequence ATGCCTAGATGTATGCGGGGCCCCTGGCGTTGCAGGGGTAGGCCGCCCGTAGGTGTTAAAAGCAGGCTTAACCTAGAGGAGGTTTTCTACCTACCTATCAAGACTGTGAAGGGCTTGCAACCAACCGAGTTTGTGGAGGTGTATGATTACGAAGTTGAGGCCCTCAAGCTCATACACCTGGACGAACTCTCAACAGACGAGGCTGCTGCAAGGATGGGGGTTTCGAAGGCAACCTTCTGGCGAATACTTGAGACATGCAGGGTTAAGATAGCTGAGGCCCTCGTTGAGGGCAAGCCGTTTAAATTAGTTTCAAAATCTAGGGAAAATATTGAGGGGAGAGTCAGCGCGTAA
- a CDS encoding adenosine-specific kinase, translated as MGELKGFEVVDVPVPQGTNVILGHTHFIKSVEDLYEALITSSTSIRFGLAFNEASGERLVRSDGNDEELVKLAEEVAFRIGAGHTFIIYIKNAWPINVLNSIKNVQEVCSIYTATANPVQVIVATTNQGRSVVGVVDGYTVVGVEGVENKRHRHEFLRKIGYKR; from the coding sequence ATGGGGGAGCTGAAGGGTTTTGAGGTGGTGGACGTTCCCGTCCCTCAAGGCACTAACGTCATATTAGGACACACACACTTCATAAAATCCGTTGAGGATCTATACGAAGCGCTAATCACGTCCTCCACCTCAATTAGGTTTGGTCTAGCTTTCAACGAGGCCAGCGGTGAGAGGCTGGTTAGGAGTGATGGGAATGACGAGGAACTCGTTAAGCTGGCTGAGGAGGTCGCTTTCAGAATAGGCGCTGGACATACCTTCATCATATACATCAAGAACGCGTGGCCTATAAACGTGCTGAACTCGATTAAGAATGTTCAGGAAGTATGTAGCATATACACTGCCACAGCGAACCCTGTCCAGGTTATCGTGGCCACGACCAATCAGGGTAGAAGTGTCGTTGGGGTTGTCGATGGTTATACTGTGGTTGGCGTTGAGGGTGTTGAAAATAAGAGGCATCGCCACGAATTCCTTAGAAAAATTGGTTATAAAAGGTAG
- the argF gene encoding ornithine carbamoyltransferase, which produces MQGKDFISVADFTAEELKFVIDTASSLKQRFYSGERVIPVLAGKAVMMIFQKPSTRTRISFEQAIVQLGGHPITVNWQELQLGRGETIADTARVLERYVDGIVARVYKHSDLEELAKHAEVPVINALSDREHPCQAVGDMLTIYEKKGRLKGVNLTYVGDGGNNVAHSLLLAASKLGLNVRIGTAEGYDPNPEILKLAEEEASSSGATVEIVRSPEEAVRAADVVYTDVWVSMGQEAERERRVKDLSKFRVTPELMRLARKDAIFMHCLPALRGMEVVDEVIDGHWSVVWDQAENRLHAQKAILALLL; this is translated from the coding sequence ATGCAGGGTAAGGATTTCATATCGGTCGCTGACTTCACCGCAGAGGAGTTGAAGTTCGTGATAGATACAGCCTCCAGTCTTAAACAGAGGTTCTACAGCGGTGAGAGGGTAATACCTGTGCTTGCAGGTAAGGCAGTTATGATGATATTCCAGAAACCAAGCACAAGGACCAGGATCAGTTTCGAGCAAGCCATAGTGCAGTTAGGAGGACATCCAATAACCGTTAACTGGCAGGAACTCCAGCTGGGTAGGGGGGAAACAATAGCGGACACCGCTAGGGTGTTAGAGAGATACGTCGACGGTATAGTTGCCAGGGTTTACAAGCACAGCGACCTTGAGGAGTTGGCTAAGCATGCAGAAGTGCCAGTCATAAACGCCCTGAGCGATAGAGAGCACCCCTGCCAGGCAGTCGGGGACATGCTAACCATATACGAGAAGAAGGGAAGACTTAAAGGGGTAAACCTGACGTACGTCGGCGATGGAGGGAATAACGTAGCGCACTCGTTACTCCTGGCGGCTAGCAAGCTAGGGCTTAACGTGAGAATAGGCACGGCAGAGGGGTACGATCCCAACCCCGAGATCCTCAAACTGGCTGAGGAGGAGGCCTCCTCCTCAGGCGCAACAGTTGAGATCGTCCGAAGCCCTGAAGAAGCCGTAAGGGCTGCCGACGTAGTCTACACTGATGTGTGGGTGAGCATGGGTCAGGAGGCGGAGAGGGAAAGACGCGTGAAGGACTTGAGCAAGTTTAGAGTAACGCCCGAGTTGATGAGGCTGGCCAGAAAGGACGCTATCTTCATGCATTGCCTGCCAGCGCTCAGGGGTATGGAGGTAGTTGATGAGGTTATCGACGGTCACTGGTCTGTGGTCTGGGATCAAGCCGAGAACAGACTCCACGCCCAGAAAGCAATACTGGCTTTACTTCTTTGA